One Plasmodium berghei ANKA genome assembly, chromosome: 13 genomic region harbors:
- a CDS encoding casein kinase II beta chain, putative — translation MDHISDDSLNNTFQEEDNQEEDVELSGEYFDSPIRSDYKEEEYDHDENEHISGLEVKDEGDEQGEEEEEEEEEDEEEEDEDEEEEEDDDDDDDDDDDDDDYDDDDEYDEDDFNEATVSWIEWFCQLKQNIFLVEVDEDFIRDEFNLIGLQNKVPHFKKLLKIILDEDDDDDDDDDDDDYDEDDDEINRRSEELYKNKDIYEQNAACLYGLIHSRFILTSKGLALMREKYKSGIYGTCPSIYCDNAKLLPTAISEVPKFLSPLLYCPRCCETYYPHKNSLINQLDGSYFGTSFASFFALSFNILSDKKKNYYTPQICGFTINRDIRENMYMEMNKDNSESSEESS, via the exons aTGGATCATATATCAGATGACAGCctaaataatacatttcAAGAAGAAGATAATCAGGAAGAGGATGTAGAACTTTCAGGTGAATATTTTGATAGCCCAATACGAAGTGATTATAAGGAGGAAGAATATGACcatgatgaaaatgaacATATTTCAGGTTTAGAAGTTAAAGATGAAGGAGACGAACAAGGAGAGGAAGAAGAGGAAGAAGAGGAAGAGgatgaagaagaagaagatGAAGATGAGGAAGAAGAGGAAGATGACGACGATGATGATGATGATGATGATGACGATGATGATTATGATGATGACGACGAATATGATGAAGACGATTTTAACGAGGCTACg GTCTCGTGGATTGAGTGGTTTTGCCAactaaaacaaaatatatttttagtaGAAGTCGATGAAGATTTTATTAGAGAtgaatttaatttaattgggttacaaaataaagtaccacattttaaaaaattattaaaaattatattagaTGAAGATGATGACGATGATGACGATGATGATGATGATGATTATGATGAAGATgatgatgaaataaatagaaGATCAgaagaattatataaaaataaagatatatatgaacaaaatgCAGCATGTTTATATGGGCTAATACATAGCCGTTTCATTTTAACTTCAAAAGGTTTAGCTCTTATgagagaaaaatataaatctgGTATTTATGGAACATGCCCAAGTATATATTGTGATAATGCAAAGTTATTGCCAACAGCTATATCAGAAGTACCTAAATTTTTAAGTCCACTTTTATATTGCCCTCGATGTTGCGAAACATATTATCCtcataaaaattcattaaTTAATCAATTAGATGGTTCTTATTTTGGTACTAGTTTTGCCTCTTTTTTTGCcttatcatttaatatactatctgataaaaaaaaaaattattatactCCACAAATATGTGGATTTACTATAAATAGGGACATAAGagaaaatatgtatatggaAATGAACAAGGATAATAGTGAATCTTCTGAAGAATCCTCTTGA
- a CDS encoding tetratricopeptide repeat protein, putative, translating to MLRLRRFNKLWTKSIFFNVRNFCENKKIHYNGPKDTYINSGLELKNEDTEKLISLMKESLKLKLLTCTYYSEEIGKHYLELAILEHKNLLLNDSKNHYLKSYEIYKKIHSENSIMCANIQTYIGVIYKDLGDFKASEEFLQLSLANKKLICNDKNYLIVDTLNNLGSLYQHKKNYTTSIEYFEECIRILLSSSIYLHKNEQIALCYYNLSFSYIGINDLNSAITCLIRSYQMAQNAFGPDHMLTIRIKNLWERLENEVIEGK from the coding sequence atgCTTAGGTTGCGACgttttaataaattgtgGACAAaatctattttttttaatgttcgtaatttttgtgaaaataaaaaaattcattacAATGGACCAAAggatacatatataaattctgggcttgaattaaaaaatgaagacaCAGAAAAGTTAATAAGTTTAATGAAAGAGagtttaaaattaaaacttTTGACATGCACATATTATTCAGAAGAGATAGGGAAACATTATTTAGAACTAGCAATATTAGagcataaaaatttattattaaatgattcgaaaaatcattatttaaaaagttatgaaatatataaaaaaattcacaGCGAAAATAGTATAATGTGTGCAAATATACAAACATATATAGGTGTTATTTATAAAGATTTAGGAGATTTTAAAGCATCAGAAGAATTTTTGCAACTTTCATtagcaaataaaaaattaatatgtaatgataaaaattatttaattgtgGATACACTTAATAATCTTGGGTCTTTATAtcaacataaaaaaaactatacAACATCAATCGAGTATTTTGAAGAATGTATAAGAATTTTATTATCGTcatcaatatatttacataaaaatgagCAAATAGCtttatgttattataatttatctttttcttACATTGGAATAAATGATCTTAATTCTGCAATAACATGTTTAATACGTTCATATCAAATGGCTCAAAATGCTTTTGGTCCTGACCATATGTTAACAattagaataaaaaatttatggGAGCGTTTAGAAAATGAAGTAATAGAaggtaaataa
- a CDS encoding myosin A: MAVTNEELKTAHKIVRRVSNIEAFDKSGVVFKGYQIWTNISPTIEEDPNVMFVKCVVQHGSNQDKLNVVQIDPPGNGTPYEIDIKNAWNCNSQVDPMSFGDIGLLNHTNTPCVLDFLKHRYLKNQIYTTACPLIVAINPYKDLGNTTDEWIRKYRDASDHTRLPPHIFSCAREALSNLHGVNKSQTIIVSGESGAGKTEATKQIMKYFASSKNGNMDLYIQTAIMAANPVLEAFGNAKTIRNNNSSRFGRFMQLAISHEGGIRNGSVVAFLLEKSRIITQDDNERSYHIFYQFLKGADKNMKAKFGLKGIKDYKLLNPNSPDVDGIDDVKDFQEVVASLKNMQLNDEQIEVIFSIIAGILTLGNVRIIEKTEAGLSDAAGIHNDDMEIFRKACELMFLDPESVKRELLIKVTIAGGNRIEGRWNKNDAEVLKLSLCKAMYEKLFLWIIKNLNSRIEPEGGFKAFMGMLDIFGFEVFKNNSLEQLFINITNEMLQKNFVDIVFERESKLYRDEGISTAELNYTSNKEVISVLCERGKSVLSYLEDQCLAPGGSDEKFVNACVVNLKSNEKFIPAKVASNKNFIIQHTIGPIQYCSDNFLLKNKDVLRGELVEIILGSENKVVSGLFEGQVIEKGKMAKGSLIGSQFLNQLTSLMTLINSTEPHFIRCIKPNENKKPLEWCEPKILIQLHALSILEALVLRQLGYSYRRTFDEFLYQFKFVDINTSENSALDSREKCNQILKISGLSDDMLKIGKTMVFLKQDGAKMLSKMQREKLVEWENCVSVIEAAIMKYKHKQNVENNVSSLMRVQAHIRKRMVA; this comes from the exons atggcTGTTACAAATGAGGAATTAAAAACAGCCCATAAAATTGTTAGAAGAGTTTCAAATATTGAAGCTTTTGATAAAAGTGGAGTAGTCTTTAAG GGATATCAAATATGGACAAATATATCCCCAACTATAGAGGAAGATCCCAATGTTATGTTTGTTAAGTGTGTTGTGCAACATGGCTCTAATCaagataaattaaatgtCGTTCAAATTGATCCACCTGGAAACGGAACG CCATACGAAATCgacataaaaaatgcatgGAATTGTAACTCACAAGTAGACCCTATGTCATTTGGTGATATCGGTTTATTAAACCACACAAATACACCCTGTGTTCTTGACTTTTTGAAGCATAGATATTTAAAGAATCAAATATACACCACTGCCTGTCCTTTAATTGTTGCAATAAACCCATATAAAGATTTGGGAAACACAACTGATGAATGGATTCGTAAGTATCGTGATGCATCTGACCACACTAGGTTACCACcccatattttttcatgcGCAAGAGAGGCTTTATCAAATTTACATGGCGTTAACAAGAGTCAAACTATTATTGTCTCTGGTGAATCTGGTGCAGGAAAAACCGAAGCaacaaaacaaattatgaaatattttgcttcatcaaaaaatggaaacatggatttatatattcaaacaGCAATTATGGCAGCTAACCCAGTTCTTGAAGCTTTTGGTAATGCCAAGACAATAAGAAATAACAACTCATCCCGTTTTGGTCGTTTTATGCAGTTGGCTATATCTCATGAAGGAGGTATACGAAATGGTTCAGTTGttgcatttttattagaaaaatCAAGAATTATAACTCAAGATGACAATGAAAGATCATATCACATATTTTATCAGTTTTTAAAAGGTgcagataaaaatatgaaagcTAAATTTGGTTTGAAAGGCATTAAAGATTATAAGTTATTGAATCCAAATTCACCTGATGTCGATGGTATAGATGATGTAAAGGATTTTCAAGAAGTAGTAGCctcattaaaaaatatgcaattAAATGATGAGCAAATTGAAGTAATATTCTCAATAATTGCGGGTATTTTAACATTAGGTAATGTTAgaataatagaaaaaactGAAGCTGGTTTATCCGATGCTGCAGGAATTCATAATGATGATATGGaaatatttagaaaagCATGTGAATTAATGTTTTTAGATCCCGAATCAGTAAAGAGAGAGTTATTGATTAAAGTTACTATTGCTGGAGGAAATAGAATTGAAGGAAGatggaataaaaatgaCGCAGAAGTATTGAAATTATCTTTATGTAAAGCAAtgtatgaaaaattatttttatggaTTATAAAGAATTTAAATAGTCGAATTGAACCAGAAGGTGGATTTAAAGCATTTATGGGTATGTTAGATATTTTCGGTTTTGaagtttttaaaaataattcattagaacaattatttattaacattaCAAATGAAATGCTACAGAAAAATTTTGTTGATATTGTATTTGAAAGAGAATCTAAATTATATAGAGATGAGGGAATATCAACCGCTGAATTAAATTACACATCTAATAAAGAAGTGATTAGTGTATTATGTGAAAGAGGAAAATCAGTTTTATCGTATTTAGAAGATCAATGTTTAGCACCAGGAGGATCAGATGAAAAATTTGTAAATGCATGTGTTGTAAATTTAAAGagtaatgaaaaatttatacCAGCAAAAGTTGCATCAAACAAAAATTTCATAATACAACATACTATTGGTCCAATTCAATATTGCTCTGATAACTTTTTGCTTAAAAACAAAGATGTGTTAAGAGGAGAATTAGTTGAAATTATTTTAGGATCTGAAAATAAAGTAGTTAGTGGATTATTTGAAGGCCAAGTAATTGAAAAGGGTAAAATGGCTAAAGGTTCATTAATTGGTTCccaatttttaaatcaatTAACTTCTTTAATGACATTAATTAATAGTACTGAACCACATTTCATTCGATGTATCAAAccaaatgaaaataagaAACCATTAGAATGGTGTGAAcccaaaatattaattcaaTTGCATGCCTTATCTATTTTAGAAGCCCTTGTTTTAAGACAATTAGGATATTCATATAGAAGAACATTCGATGAATTCTTGTACcaatttaaatttgtaGACATAAATACTTCTGAAAACTCTGCACTTGATAGTAGAGAAAAATGTAATCAGATATTAAAGATTTCAGGCCTTTCTGATGATATGCTTAAAATAGGAAAGACAATGGTATTTTTGAAACAAGATGGCGCAAAAATGTTGTCAAAGATGCAAAGAGAAAAACTTGTAGAATGGGAAAATTGTGTAAGTGTAATTGAAGCTGCAATTATGAAGTACAAACATAAGCAAAATGTTGAAAATAACGTATCTTCTCTTATGAGAGTTCAAGCTCATATAAGAAAGAGAATGGTTGCTTAA
- a CDS encoding sporozoite protein essential for cell traversal — protein sequence MKIPITILVLFIILKCVLSFNLSIEPKGNNISLDKHIKKETNIDHSKNNIIEEFDKLSDDFSNDINATKQTIKDLFLDIEASFEDTSDDVVKLLSKYSFVPEEKLNIIDGILRSFIENNKTHVINSSNAYIYIQKEKIKNVCNFILKKLNSLIQINELNKSHIILKYGKGEAKKGVLESIKNNDDISKNLKSELLKYENVNNQNIRVSELINFITPIYDDFIKNLTDLINDLQIKLKNISK from the exons ATGAAAATACCAATTACCATTTTAGTCctatttatcattttaaaatgtgttttatcttttaatttaa GCATTGAACcaaaaggaaataatatCTCTTTAGATAAACATATTAAGAAAGAAACTAATATTGATCATTcgaaaaataat aTCATTGAAGAATTTGACAAACTTTCAGATGACTTTagtaatgatataaatgcAACAAAGCAAACTATAAAAGATTTATTTCTCGACATAGAAGCTTCGTTTGAAGATACTTCTGATGATGTTGTGAAACT CCTATCAAAATACAGTTTTGTTCCAGAAGAAAAATTGAATATTATAGATGGAATTCTTCGATCTTTCATTGAAa aCAACAAAACCCACGTTATCAATTCCTCAAatgcttatatatatatacaaaaagaaaaaataaaaaatgtttgtaactttatattaaaaaaattaaatagcCTAATTCAAATAAACGAACTTAATAAAAGTCACatcattttaaaatatggaaaAGGAGAAGCAAAAAAGGGGGTTTTAGAATCAATAAAGAACAACGACGATATATCCAAAAATCTAAAATCTGAATTATtgaaatatgaaaatgtaaataacCAAAATATAAGGGTATCAGAATTAATTAACTTCATAACTCCTATTTATGAcgattttataaaaaatttaactGATTTAATTAATGATTTACAAATTAAACTAAagaatatttcaaaataa
- a CDS encoding DNA-directed RNA polymerases I, II, and III subunit RPABC4, putative: MYIREHDEDISTDPVVYICGECGIDTVIPPNASLRCKNCGSKIFFKKRSRRVMQYEAR, encoded by the exons atgtatataagaGAGCATGACGAAGATATATCAACCGATCCCgttgtttatatttgtggag AATGCGGAATTGATACAGTAATACCACCTAATGCCTCATTGAGATGTAAAAATTGTggatcaaaaatattttttaagaaaagAAGCCGACGCG TTATGCAATATGAAGCTCGATAA
- a CDS encoding phosphoenolpyruvate carboxykinase, putative: MNDIKKIVIDEIRRNLVYKKPVGPIMSLKDILTLSQEQESQFNKEVQGLGLNVNSIHHNSTPSFLYEMALKYESNSYITSTGALCCTSGEKTGRSPSDKRIVKESSSENDIWWGNVNIPIKEKSYEINKGRAIDYLNLQPNLYVIDAYAGWDESCRIKIRVITSRAYHALYMLNMLIPPKTAEEIQNFVPDFIIYNAGDFPSNRLTEGMSSKTSVIINFGAMNMVILGTQYAGEMKKGILTLFMYKMPKENKLPLHSSCNVGKQNDVTLFFGLSGTGKTTLSADSNRYLIGDDEHVWTDNGIFNVEGGCYAKCKGLSRKQEPEIFQAIKFGAILENVIMDPITRDVDYNNCSITENTRCAYPLSYIENAKIPAYINSHPKNIILLTCDAFGVIPPLSKLNVYQMMYHFVSGYTSKMAGTEDHILKPTATFSSCYAAPFLALHPMVYAKMLADKYEKHKPNVWLLNTGWIYGAYGTENGERIPLKYTRMLVDYIHDDKLNNIKYKQTPIFNFSIPEHLEGIPDEVLDPFIGWKNKEDYAVSLKTLAQEFITNFDLYSDKADPNILSGGPSI, from the coding sequence atgaatgaCATAAAAAAGATAGTAATCGATGAAATAAGGAGGAACTTGGTTTATAAGAAACCAGTAGGGCCAATAATGAGTTTAAAAGATATTTTAACATTAAGTCAAGAACAGGAATCTCAATTTAATAAAGAAGTTCAAGGTTTAGGGTTGAATGTAAATAGTATCCATCATAACTCAACCccatcatttttatatgaaatggctttaaaatatgaatctaattcatatataacaaGTACAGGAGCATTGTGTTGCACATCTGGTGAAAAGACAGGAAGATCTCCATCGGATAAAAGGATTGTAAAAGAGAGTAGTTCAGAAAATGACATATGGTGGGGCAATGTCAATATACCAATAAAAGAGAAATcttatgaaataaataaaggtCGAGCTATagattatttaaatttacagccaaatttatatgtaatagATGCATATGCAGGTTGGGATGAAAGTTGTCGAATAAAAATCCGTGTTATAACATCTAGAGCATATCatgcattatatatgttaaatatgttaataCCACCCAAAACAGCAGAAgaaattcaaaattttgtaccagattttataatatacaatGCTGGTGACTTTCCATCAAATAGATTAACAGAAGGTATGTCTAGTAAAACATCTgtgataataaattttggTGCAATGAATATGGTAATATTAGGAACACAATATGCGGgtgaaatgaaaaaaggaatattaacattatttatgtataaaatgccaaaagaaaataaattaccACTACATTCTTCATGTAATGTAGGTAAACAAAATGATGTTACATTATTCTTTGGTTTATCGGGTACTGGTAAAACAACATTATCAGCAGATTCTAACAGATATTTAATTGGAGATGATGAGCATGTATGGACAGACAATGGAATATTTAATGTAGAAGGTGGCTGTTATGCTAAATGTAAAGGATTATCTAGAAAACAAGAACCTGAAATATTTCAAGCTATTAAATTTGGAGCGATATTAGAAAATGTTATTATGGATCCTATAACTAGAGATGTagattataataattgttCAATTACTGAAAATACTAGATGTGCTTATCCATTATCTTATATTGAAAATGCTAAAATACctgcatatattaatagtcacccaaaaaatataattcttTTGACATGTGATGCTTTTGGCGTTATACCACctttatcaaaattaaatgtTTATCAAATGATGTATCATTTTGTTAGTGGATATACAAGTAAAATGGCAGGAACAGAAgatcatatattaaaaccAACCGCTACTTTCTCTTCTTGTTATGCTGCCCCATTTTTAGCTTTACATCCGATGGTTTATGCAAAAATGTTAGCAGATAAGTATGAAAAGCATAAACCAAATGTTTGGTTATTAAATACAGGATGGATATATGGTGCTTATGGAACAGAAAATGGAGAAAGAATTccattaaaatatacacGAATGCTAGTTGATTATATACATGATGATAAACTaaacaatattaaatataagcAAACTccaatttttaattttagtATACCTGAGCATTTAGAAGGAATTCCAGATGAAGTGTTAGATCCTTTTATTGGATGGAAGAATAAAGAAGATTACGCTGTCAGTTTGAAAACCTTAGCTCAAGAGTTTATTACAAATTTCGATTTATATTCGGACAAAGCAGACccaaatattttatctgGAGGTCCCTCCATTTGA